The Tripterygium wilfordii isolate XIE 37 chromosome 1, ASM1340144v1, whole genome shotgun sequence sequence ATTCCGACGAGATCTAAGGATTAAGTTTCATGGTACATTCATATCTTACTAACGTGTTTACCTCTTGGAACTTTCTTATGATGTGAAATGTACATTTTGTTAGACCTGGGTGAGCTGACTCATTATGAAttatagagagaagaaaaatagaaagaagaatAAGACGTTTGGAGAAACTACAACGTACTTCTTCTGGCCAGGGACAAGACGCAGAGCTTGCTGATCAACTCTCTAAGTTGAAAGAAGATCTTGAATATGTCAGGGTGAGCTACTGTTCATCAAGTTctacatatttatttttatattgttttatcAATTTCTCAATGATAGGGCATGTACCACAAACAACTTTGACATGAACTAGACATTTTCGAATCTTATGAGAATTATAGGCCTAGTTGACATGTTTCATTTAAAATTGCAGTTTTTCCCCAAGAATGAGAAGTATGTATCTTTATTTACTGGAGGTGATGACTTGGATATAGTTGACAGGAGAAACAAACTGCGTAAGCAGATAAAAGCTAATTTAATTGGTGCTGCAGCCAGTGGGAAGGATTTAGAAGGTATTCTATTCTTCTCCTTGCTTTATTTCTTTACTGAATTTTGCCTTGTTGCATTCTATAAATAAACTTATTTTACATATTAGTGGATACACTTGCTGTCACTCCCTGATATAGACACAGATTGCTGGATGTTATCTATAAGTCCATAACAAAATCTAATCCCAAAATCTGTAAATGACGTAAACACAAATTAGTTTGGGCTAATTATAATCACAAGTCAAGCGCTGCTTCtaaaggaaacaaaaataaCTCGTGTCAGTAGCAGAAAGCTAATACATTGTGAATCAGCAGTTTTAAAATGATTGGTGTATGGTTGATAGCCGGTAGACTTGGGCTTGTACTCTGATGTCTCCTGGGGCTTCATGATCGAGTATACCTAGCTATATCAGTAACGAAGCACTGCTATTATAATTTGGTGAATCTTTTTTGAACTATTGAAAATTTTATGAAGAATGTAAGGTTTAAAAATCAATAGTAATTGATAAGGTTGATATTGTTAGACAGGCAAGTGAACCATCTCGATAAGCATGTACTTAACAGTGTTTGAGGAAGattatgatatgatatgattgATATCTAGCAGAGTTTGAGGAAGATTATGGTTTCTGGCAGAGTTTGAGAATCAGATCCTTTTGTTGCTATTATTGACAGCTTGATTGTTTGGACCTGGTTGGCTTTCATTCCATTCTTGACTCGCCCTTTGTCTCTGTTTTACGTTTATACAGAATACTTAAGAACAAAGAGGGATGGCATATTGATGTTGAGGGTTTTGTCATTTGTGCAATTAGATTGTAGAGATTTAGTTGGTTTCAGTATATTTTGGAAACACTCTTTCTTTTATCTGAACTAGGGGAATTTGGTTGATGGCAATCGGTGAACTTGTATTGTTAAGTTCGCTGTGAGATTTATAGGTTTGTGGCTCATTCTAATTACTTTTCTCTGATCTTTTCTAAGAAAATTTCTTGGGGTCAAATACCAAATTCCTCCTTGACTAAAAggttgcagtttttttttttaatttttttttatggatattGAAATAACATGAATGAGATGTGTAgaagtgaaattttgagtaaaaACTTTTCAATCCTTCACATAAAATTTGGTTCTTAAAAGAGAAATAATTATTTCTGGGGTAATTATGAATTGCCTGGCTTAATAGGCAAAGATGTATTAAAAGAAAGCAATTATTGATTTAAACTGTTGGTTTGGGGTGTGTGAACTCTGCATTATTGTCTTGTACTCTAAGTCTTCACACTAACTTATCCTTAATATATCTGCTGTTTTTTTTGGAATCCCCGACAGAGACAGGGAGTGAGGATGATGGGCTTCTGGAGAGTGAGGATGATTTCTTCGTAACAGGAAGCTCAAGTGATGAAGCAGATGCAGATGACGAGTGGACTGACAAGAGTACAaggtatatatttttatagggAAGATGCAAGTTTCAGGAACTATATTTCTTATTTGATGGTTGTGGTTTATTGGTTGTGATCTGAGGACTGTATTTGCATTTTCTTCGTAGTTTGCtcttatatttattaatttataatggAGTAAGCTGTCGTATTGTCTGAGCATATAAAAGTTCTTTTAAAAGCGAGTATGTGATGTAGTTGGCACTTTAATAGATTGAATTAGGAGTTTCCTATTCTGAATTCATTGCTGCAAGCTCTCTCCTTGGCAATTAATCATGGACCATGCCTCCTTTTTGATCTTATTTATATAATGCCAGAGTAAATTCATAACTTATGAACTTTCCCTTTCTGATAAAGgtgtatttgaatttgattatttgttTCACAGGGAACAGGCTTCTAGTACTTCTGGCAAAGCAGCATCTGGCATGTCAAGTGATGAAAGAAATCAGGTGAGATATATGTCTAAATGTCTAATTTGAGCATTACATTGCTCTAGGAGCAAAATTTGCAGCTATCTTTATTAAGAGAAGTCTTACAGCTGTTAAGCATTCTTACCCGCATGTTTTCTTTCACTCATTTTTAAATTGTCTTTATAGAGGCAGATTTCTGCTAGAGCTCTAATGCCTCCTCCTCGGTCATCTTCCAATTCCTTTGCAAATTCAGCACGTCCTCTATCAAGGTTTGGGCCATCATCGAGCAGAAATTCCTCAATACGTAGGGCAGAAGTTTCTACAACTGGCAATGCTTCAAATAGCAGATCTGGGTCTTCCTTTAGAGCAGGTGGTTCTTCAAGTTCAAGGACAAGTCACAGTAGTAATCTAAGTTCCAACTCTGATGCGCACAAACCACGAAGGAAGAGGAggccaaagaagaagaagcaacagGTTAGAATGTTGTAGTTCTTTAATATTTCTGCTCCTAGTGCTGTCTAACCTTTGTCTAAATATGGTTTCTTAGAACATCATACTGTTTGTTTTAGTTGGCCTCACTCTAGAATTGTCACTCAAGTAGTTTTATTGGTTATGTATGGCATATGTTGACTATCTTGTCCTTCCTTGTCAACAAATGTACTACCCTTGCATTCGGTCATCCATCTAGGATGGATAGTTTG is a genomic window containing:
- the LOC120013643 gene encoding rRNA-processing protein EFG1 isoform X2, encoding MAHGGYGKRRVAERKKPLGRRGGVEKKSKSVSFKNQIRSIQRLLRKDLPPEVREAQEKKLAGIKKQHEIHSHLGKIFRRDLRIKFHERRKIERRIRRLEKLQRTSSGQGQDAELADQLSKLKEDLEYVRFFPKNEKYVSLFTGGDDLDIVDRRNKLRKQIKANLIGAAASGKDLEETGSEDDGLLESEDDFFVTGSSSDEADADDEWTDKSTREQASSTSGKAASGMSSDERNQISARALMPPPRSSSNSFANSARPLSRFGPSSSRNSSIRRAEVSTTGNASNSRSGSSFRAGGSSSSRTSHSSNLSSNSDAHKPRRKRRPKKKKQQG
- the LOC120013643 gene encoding rRNA-processing protein EFG1 isoform X1, which translates into the protein MAHGGYGKRRVAERKKPLGRRGGVEKKSKSVSFKNQIRSIQRLLRKDLPPEVREAQEKKLAGIKKQHEIHSHLGKIFRRDLRIKFHERRKIERRIRRLEKLQRTSSGQGQDAELADQLSKLKEDLEYVRFFPKNEKYVSLFTGGDDLDIVDRRNKLRKQIKANLIGAAASGKDLEETGSEDDGLLESEDDFFVTGSSSDEADADDEWTDKSTREQASSTSGKAASGMSSDERNQRQISARALMPPPRSSSNSFANSARPLSRFGPSSSRNSSIRRAEVSTTGNASNSRSGSSFRAGGSSSSRTSHSSNLSSNSDAHKPRRKRRPKKKKQQG